The DNA sequence CTGTGGTGCGTGACACTGTGTACAGTTCCATCTTGCAGGATCAAGTTTGTTAAGTTTAACAACTTTTCCTTTTATCAGTTGGAAGAAATCAATAAAGTGTGTAGGTGATACCGGTGTAGCACCAACGCTTTTAGCAACTTTCGGATCATGGCATCCTAAACATGCGTTATTGTCTTTAGTTATTGGCAACAGTCCTTCTACGCTGTGGGGAATCATCGGTGGAGCGTTTTCATAAGCCCTCTGAAACCTTTTTGCCTGTCCAGGAGGTTCTTTTGGAAACTCAACAGGTGGAGGTGCATCATTTACAGTAAGGGGCACTTTTCTGTATGAAAGCTCTTCAGAGGATATCGCCTTTCCTGAAGATGCTGTTCCTCCCGGCTGGCAACCTACTAAAGATATGGATATTCCCATTGCTGGGATAGCCATCAATAACTTCCATCTTTTCTTAAGCATTTTCTTTCTCCTCCTTTTGTGGTTTGTATCTAAAACCAAAATTTAAGGCATCATCATTACATACTTCTATGCACCTTGCACAGTTTATGCACTCCCCAGAGGTAACAAAAACAGACTCTTTCCCAATCATCCACAAAACCTGCTTTTCAGGACAGATATTTTTACAGTTCATACAAAGAGTACATTTATCAGCATCGTGTTTTACCCTGACGGCAGAAGGTTTTGTTATAAGTGAGTAAAAGCCTCCCAGCGGACATATATGACCGCACCATCCGTTTTTTGTAACAAAAAGATCAAAAAGGAACACTCCCATAACTGCAGCCCAACCAAAACCCATACCAAATATCAGTCCTCTGTGGAGCATGGATATAGGGCTGATAAACTCAAAAGCAGGTGCTGTTATGATAAACGACAGTATCAGGCTAAGTCCTAATATCCAGTATCTTGTTTTCCTTGAAATCCTGAGCTGCCATTCTTCTCTATGAAGTCCTGTTTTTACCCTGAGCCAGTTTGCAAAATCTGTAACCATATTTATAGGACAGACCCAGCTACAAAATGCCCTTCCGCCTATAAGCGAGTAAAACACAAGAACAATTACGGCTCCTATAAGGACGTCCGTTGCAAGTAGAGAACCAGCAGCAAACAGCTGGAGAACAGCATAAGGATCAGCCATAGGGATAATATCAAAAATCTTTGAGGAACTCAGGTTTCCCTGAAGTATCTTCCATCCGTATAGATTTCCTGCTATGTACAGGAGAAGAATTGTCACCTGTACAATCCTCCTTGCAATAAGGAACCTATTCTTATAAAGCAGATTATTCTTCATCTAACAGATCCTCAACATTCAAGTATTCTTCTGGGGATTTTTCGCTTTTCGGAGTTACCGTTTTTTCAACGCCCTTGGAGCCTTTAAGTCTCTGTTCTTCTTTCTTTTCCCATCCTTTTATGTAATGTTTTCCAACTCTACCTAAGGCAAGTTCCCTCGGTAATACAAAAATTGCAGGTTTTTCTGTTACACATGCATGTTCGCACAGTCCACAGCCTGTGCACACATCTGGATAAACTACAGGCAGTAAGAATGCATGTCTTCCTGTTCTTGGATTTCTCCTAAGCTCAAGCTTTATCGCTTCATCTATAAGGGGACATGCTCTATAACATGCATCACACTGAAGTCCCCAGTAAGCGATACAGTGCTCCATATCAACTACAGCAACACCCATACGAGCTTTATTAATATCAAGTGTCTTCTTACCTTCTTTAACGGAAGAAACAAGCTCTGGATCTAATGCACCTGTGGGACAGGGTGGGACACACGGTATATCCTCACACATGTAGCATGGAATTTCTCTGGGAACAAAGTATGGAGTTCCTATCGCAACTTCTTTAGGATATATATATTTTCCCTTTTCTTTTGGTCTATGATCTCCTGGTGCTGCCAGCCTGAGAGTGGCTGTCTGTTTCGTTCTATCTGGATTGTTTTCCCTGTTTTTGCAAGCTTCCACACACATGCCGCACTTAATACATTTTCTAACAAATTCCTCTTCTGGAACAGCTCCTGGAGGTCTTAGCACAACTTCGTCAGTTTTTGCCTCAGAAACATATCCACCCCATATAGAACCTCCAAGGGCTGCAAGTCCAAGCCCCTGGAGAACTCTTATGAAAAATTTTCTTCTTTCCCTATCCACAGGTGCCTTCTTATTCATAACGCCACCTTACGCTTTGTATATCTTAACTGCACACTTCTTATAGTCTGTTTGTTTTGATATAGGACATGTGGCATCAAGTGTAACTTTGTTGATGTAAACCCTTTCATCAAACCAAGGTATAAATACAAGTCCTCTTGGAGGTCTGTTTCTTCCTCTTGTTTTAACCCTTGCTTTCACTTTACCACGCCTTGATTCAACCCATACAAGATCGTTATCTTTAACACCAAGCTTTTCAGCATCTTTTGGATGCATGTAACAGTAAGCTTCAGGAACAGCTCTGTAAAGCTCAGGAACCCTCATTGTCATCGTACCTGAGTGCCAGTGCTCAAGAACCCTACCTGTTGCAAGCCAGAATGGATACTCGTTGTCTGGAGGCTCCGGAGGATCCATGTAAGGTCTGAAGAATATCTTGGTTTTGTTTGTGAGGTCAACTTTTTTAGGATCTGTTACATCAAACAGGTTACCCCTTGGTAGTTTCTTAAGAGCAGGTCCGTAGAATGCAAACTTACCATCTCTTGGAGCTCTTCCTGCTTCTATCTCTTTTCTTGCGTATGGATCGTAATCAGCGTTAAATCTCCATGGTGTTTCTTTTCCATCAACAACAGGCCATCTAAGACCCCTTACCTTGTGGTACATATCAAATGGTGCAAGATCATGTCCGTGACCCATTCCAAACAGTCTGTACTCTTCCCAAAGTGCTTTTTCTATGAAGAATCCGTATCCTTTCCATGGTTTTCCATCTACACCTATCACATTTCTTTTATCTCCAACAGCACAAGTGTTGAGATGTATTTCCCCTGTATTTGGATTTTTGGCAACAGGTTGTGGGTAGCTTAGATCAACATCAGGGATTGTTCTCTTGAATGCTTTTTCTGAGAACAGAACATCGTAAAGTGTGTCTTCTGGGCTGTATCCCATCTCTCTTGCTTTATCAAGAACATTTGGAAGAACTGTTCCGTTTGAGAGTTTCCACTCTTTCCATACCTCTTTCAGTTTGAAGAATTTGGAGAATTCAACTATATGATAGATATCAGGCATTGCCTCTCCTGGAGGTGTAACCTGCTGTCTCCAGTGCTGTGATCTTCTTTCTGCGTTTCCGTAAGCTCCCCATTTTTCATAAATCATAGCTGCTGGAAGGATAAGATCTGCAACCTTTGCAGATATACCTGGATAAGAATCTGAAACAACAATAAAGTTGTCCATTTTTCTTGCAGCTTTGATCCAGTGGTTTGCGTTAGCTGTATCCTGCCATGGATTACATACCTGTACCCAGGCAAACTTGATCTTTCCGTCTTCAAGATCTCTCATTATTTTGACTATATGGGATCCAACCTTTGGATTTATTGTTCCGTGAGGTATCTTCCATATTTTTTCTGCAATCTTTCTGTGTTTTGGATTAAAGACAACCATATCAGCTGGAAGTCTGTGGGCGAATGTTCCAACCTCCCTTGCTGTTCCACATGCTGAAGGCTGACCTGTGATTGAGAAAGCACCATTTCCAGGCTGTGCCTGTTTTCCAAGAAGGTGGTGGATCATATAGGCATGCTCATTTACCCATGTGCCTCTTGTGTGCTGATTAAATCCCATTGTCCAGAATGTAACAACCTTTCTTCCTTTTTCAATGTAAAGCTCAGCCATCTTTTTCAGCTTTTCTTTGAACTGCTCTAACGGCTCATCTGGATCACCTTTT is a window from the Persephonella sp. genome containing:
- a CDS encoding nitrate reductase cytochrome c-type subunit, whose translation is MLKKRWKLLMAIPAMGISISLVGCQPGGTASSGKAISSEELSYRKVPLTVNDAPPPVEFPKEPPGQAKRFQRAYENAPPMIPHSVEGLLPITKDNNACLGCHDPKVAKSVGATPVSPTHFIDFFQLIKGKVVKLNKLDPARWNCTQCHAPQAKAKPLVQNTFKPDYRNPETKKKTILNKNVMEGVF
- a CDS encoding molybdopterin-dependent oxidoreductase; translation: IDTGYGMRNPEHAKKLGYSDKEMQTIMKQAVKRVSALEAPALSVYGYKEGDVIKMKHAKQAGKHWIISFEDFKKALAPYTLDYVARIAKGDPDEPLEQFKEKLKKMAELYIEKGRKVVTFWTMGFNQHTRGTWVNEHAYMIHHLLGKQAQPGNGAFSITGQPSACGTAREVGTFAHRLPADMVVFNPKHRKIAEKIWKIPHGTINPKVGSHIVKIMRDLEDGKIKFAWVQVCNPWQDTANANHWIKAARKMDNFIVVSDSYPGISAKVADLILPAAMIYEKWGAYGNAERRSQHWRQQVTPPGEAMPDIYHIVEFSKFFKLKEVWKEWKLSNGTVLPNVLDKAREMGYSPEDTLYDVLFSEKAFKRTIPDVDLSYPQPVAKNPNTGEIHLNTCAVGDKRNVIGVDGKPWKGYGFFIEKALWEEYRLFGMGHGHDLAPFDMYHKVRGLRWPVVDGKETPWRFNADYDPYARKEIEAGRAPRDGKFAFYGPALKKLPRGNLFDVTDPKKVDLTNKTKIFFRPYMDPPEPPDNEYPFWLATGRVLEHWHSGTMTMRVPELYRAVPEAYCYMHPKDAEKLGVKDNDLVWVESRRGKVKARVKTRGRNRPPRGLVFIPWFDERVYINKVTLDATCPISKQTDYKKCAVKIYKA
- the napG gene encoding ferredoxin-type protein NapG, which translates into the protein MNKKAPVDRERRKFFIRVLQGLGLAALGGSIWGGYVSEAKTDEVVLRPPGAVPEEEFVRKCIKCGMCVEACKNRENNPDRTKQTATLRLAAPGDHRPKEKGKYIYPKEVAIGTPYFVPREIPCYMCEDIPCVPPCPTGALDPELVSSVKEGKKTLDINKARMGVAVVDMEHCIAYWGLQCDACYRACPLIDEAIKLELRRNPRTGRHAFLLPVVYPDVCTGCGLCEHACVTEKPAIFVLPRELALGRVGKHYIKGWEKKEEQRLKGSKGVEKTVTPKSEKSPEEYLNVEDLLDEE
- the napH gene encoding quinol dehydrogenase ferredoxin subunit NapH; translation: MKNNLLYKNRFLIARRIVQVTILLLYIAGNLYGWKILQGNLSSSKIFDIIPMADPYAVLQLFAAGSLLATDVLIGAVIVLVFYSLIGGRAFCSWVCPINMVTDFANWLRVKTGLHREEWQLRISRKTRYWILGLSLILSFIITAPAFEFISPISMLHRGLIFGMGFGWAAVMGVFLFDLFVTKNGWCGHICPLGGFYSLITKPSAVRVKHDADKCTLCMNCKNICPEKQVLWMIGKESVFVTSGECINCARCIEVCNDDALNFGFRYKPQKEEKENA